One part of the Mariniblastus fucicola genome encodes these proteins:
- a CDS encoding zinc-dependent metalloprotease: protein MRFSRCLHTMLIAIFAGSMLAGFAFAEDTKKPEKKPEFPKLETVTKDYTKVEGDGGAFYELWLNKKTGQVLGKLPKDYATARHYIAPTVSGGEIFAGLQSDAKYVYWRKFGKRLAMMEENLSIKGSDAESKSSVNRLFTDRVLLDVPILTMDGGRPVINLNQALLSNASDFFDSYVSPNTSLVSVKKAKSFPENIELCYEVPMYNGSLKTLHFSVSKVMGSKTYKPRKADQRVGYFMTEYSDYGKYKDDETNVRYINRWHLEKRDPKLRLSPPKQPIVFYIEHTTPVRYRRFVREGILHWNKAFEKVGIANAVVVYQQDSVSGDHMDKDPEDVRYNFVRWLNNNVSTAIGPSRVNPKTGEILDADIILTDGWIRTFEYQFSNIMPKLVMEGASREELAWYVQHPNWDPRVRLAEPSERDFILQQIRHEAAQKFATQAKEMHQARMMGENPESVLDKDSPARISSGCFAADGRSMDVAFMRMSIDMKMAQEEDAKKKKKKSKKDDDEDEDDDEDEDDEDEDEDSEDEDEDSEQMLDGMPESFIGSLLADLVAHEVGHTLGLRHNFKASSIYDIAEMNSELLKGVKPFTGSVMDYNPTNFYVEEGEVQGDWAMIGVGPYDMWAIQYGYTMDEKKLPKILSRVAEPELAFATDEDTSGPDPLARRYDFGKNPLDFANEQVALAKVHRGKIIDKFVKKGQPWSKARKGYLMTLSMQTKSNSMMANWVGGTFVNRDKKGDPEERAPLVPVPAKDQRAALEFVIENSFEDDAYGLDTELLRYMAKDHFSRRDTPTWPIHDRVMSLQASMLSSLMSPTKLRNVYDNEYRVPEDEDALTLNELMTTINDSIWSELEDLPKGKFSERKPAISSMRRNLQTEFIERLFDLAKEAKGSTAALKPIANLASMKLQELHEKLEKASGSKSLDAYSKAHLIDSKNRVKKFIDGTYVVNQSGGGGGLSGFSFLLGKDGQPLQQK, encoded by the coding sequence ATGCGATTTTCTCGCTGTCTCCACACCATGCTGATCGCGATCTTCGCCGGATCGATGTTGGCAGGCTTTGCGTTCGCCGAAGATACAAAAAAGCCGGAGAAGAAACCTGAGTTTCCAAAATTGGAAACGGTCACCAAGGACTACACCAAGGTCGAAGGTGACGGCGGAGCGTTTTACGAACTGTGGCTGAACAAAAAAACCGGCCAAGTTCTGGGGAAACTTCCCAAAGACTACGCAACGGCACGCCATTATATTGCTCCTACCGTTTCCGGCGGCGAAATCTTCGCCGGTCTGCAGTCGGACGCGAAATACGTCTACTGGAGAAAGTTCGGTAAGCGTTTGGCGATGATGGAAGAGAACCTTTCGATTAAAGGCTCTGACGCCGAGTCGAAGTCTTCCGTGAATCGTCTGTTTACTGACCGAGTGCTGCTGGATGTGCCAATTCTGACCATGGACGGTGGACGTCCCGTGATCAACCTGAATCAGGCTCTGCTTTCCAATGCCAGTGACTTCTTCGACAGCTACGTTTCACCGAACACAAGTTTGGTTTCTGTCAAAAAGGCCAAATCGTTCCCTGAGAATATCGAGCTGTGCTACGAAGTCCCGATGTACAACGGTTCCCTGAAAACGCTGCACTTTTCAGTCAGCAAAGTCATGGGTTCGAAGACTTACAAGCCCCGCAAAGCGGATCAGCGAGTCGGTTACTTCATGACCGAGTACAGCGACTATGGCAAGTACAAGGACGACGAAACAAACGTCCGGTACATCAACCGTTGGCATTTGGAAAAGCGTGATCCAAAATTGCGTTTGAGTCCTCCAAAACAGCCGATCGTTTTCTACATCGAGCACACGACTCCAGTCCGCTATCGTCGCTTCGTTCGCGAAGGCATTTTGCACTGGAACAAAGCGTTCGAAAAAGTAGGCATCGCCAATGCAGTTGTCGTGTACCAGCAAGACAGTGTGTCCGGCGATCACATGGACAAAGATCCTGAAGATGTTCGCTACAACTTCGTTCGCTGGTTGAATAACAACGTTAGCACCGCGATCGGACCAAGCCGCGTTAATCCAAAGACCGGTGAGATTCTTGATGCGGACATCATTCTGACCGACGGTTGGATTCGTACTTTCGAGTATCAGTTCAGCAACATCATGCCGAAACTGGTCATGGAAGGTGCTTCTCGGGAAGAACTTGCCTGGTACGTTCAGCATCCGAACTGGGATCCGCGAGTTCGTCTCGCCGAGCCATCGGAACGCGATTTTATCCTTCAGCAGATTCGCCACGAAGCGGCTCAGAAGTTTGCTACGCAAGCCAAAGAAATGCATCAGGCTCGCATGATGGGTGAAAATCCTGAAAGCGTGTTGGACAAGGATTCTCCGGCCCGAATCAGCAGCGGTTGCTTTGCGGCTGACGGCCGGTCGATGGACGTTGCTTTCATGCGTATGTCGATCGATATGAAAATGGCGCAGGAAGAAGACGCCAAGAAGAAAAAGAAGAAGTCCAAGAAGGATGACGACGAAGACGAAGACGACGATGAAGATGAGGACGACGAAGACGAAGATGAGGACAGCGAAGACGAAGATGAGGACAGCGAGCAAATGCTCGACGGCATGCCTGAGTCTTTCATTGGAAGCCTGCTCGCAGACCTTGTTGCTCACGAAGTCGGACACACGCTCGGTCTTCGCCACAACTTCAAAGCTTCATCAATCTACGACATCGCCGAAATGAACTCGGAGCTTCTCAAGGGCGTCAAGCCTTTCACGGGAAGTGTGATGGACTACAACCCAACGAACTTCTACGTCGAAGAAGGCGAAGTTCAGGGTGACTGGGCCATGATCGGAGTGGGTCCCTACGATATGTGGGCGATCCAATACGGTTACACAATGGACGAGAAGAAGCTTCCGAAAATTCTCTCTCGCGTTGCAGAGCCAGAATTGGCTTTCGCGACCGATGAAGACACCAGCGGGCCTGACCCTCTGGCGCGTCGCTATGACTTTGGTAAGAACCCGTTGGATTTCGCGAACGAACAAGTTGCGTTGGCGAAAGTTCACCGCGGGAAGATCATCGATAAGTTCGTCAAGAAAGGCCAACCATGGTCCAAGGCTCGCAAGGGCTATCTGATGACGTTGTCGATGCAGACCAAGTCGAATTCGATGATGGCCAACTGGGTTGGCGGTACATTTGTGAATCGCGACAAGAAAGGTGATCCGGAAGAGCGTGCTCCTCTGGTTCCCGTTCCTGCCAAAGATCAACGTGCTGCACTCGAATTCGTTATCGAGAACTCTTTTGAAGACGACGCCTACGGCTTGGATACTGAACTGCTGCGTTACATGGCGAAGGATCACTTCAGCCGCCGCGACACGCCGACCTGGCCAATTCACGATCGCGTGATGAGCCTCCAGGCCAGCATGTTGTCGTCGCTGATGTCTCCAACGAAGTTGCGTAACGTCTACGACAATGAGTATCGCGTCCCTGAAGACGAAGACGCGTTGACGTTGAACGAACTGATGACCACGATCAACGATTCGATCTGGTCAGAGCTTGAGGATCTGCCGAAGGGCAAGTTTTCTGAGCGTAAGCCAGCGATTTCGAGCATGCGTCGGAATCTGCAGACTGAGTTCATCGAGCGTTTGTTCGACCTGGCGAAAGAAGCCAAAGGTTCGACTGCGGCGCTGAAGCCGATTGCCAATCTGGCGTCCATGAAGCTTCAGGAATTGCACGAGAAACTTGAGAAAGCCTCGGGCTCGAAGAGTCTCGATGCCTACTCCAAGGCTCACTTGATCGACTCCAAAAACCGCGTCAAGAAATTCATCGACGGAACATACGTCGTGAATCAAAGCGGTGGCGGTGGAGGCCTTTCAGGCTTCAGTTTCCTGCTTGGCAAAGACGGTCAGCCTCTTCAGCAAAAGTAG